A portion of the Clostridium gelidum genome contains these proteins:
- the sigK gene encoding RNA polymerase sporulation sigma factor SigK: MFILNSFIDLICNSLFLTGYVTNSNTFPMPLDETEERMYLKKFKEGDKTAKSILIERNLRLVAHIVKKYSFPNKDVDELISIGTVGLIKAIDSFDSSKGTRLATYASRCIENEILMLFRNNKKQKNEIYLQDPIGVDKEGNEFCLMDILSSEKDCVLEKVESNLQIRALYKKLVESLTKRESSILIMRYGLIDGKCKTQREIAVNLGISRSYVSRIEKKALKKLKKELFTKN; encoded by the coding sequence GTGTTTATATTAAATAGCTTTATAGACTTAATATGTAATTCATTATTTTTAACGGGATATGTAACAAATAGTAATACTTTTCCAATGCCCTTAGATGAAACAGAAGAACGAATGTATTTAAAGAAGTTTAAAGAGGGAGATAAAACTGCAAAAAGCATTTTGATTGAAAGAAACTTAAGATTAGTAGCTCATATAGTTAAAAAGTATTCATTTCCTAATAAAGATGTAGATGAATTAATTTCCATAGGTACTGTTGGATTAATAAAAGCTATTGATTCCTTTGATTCTAGTAAGGGAACTAGACTTGCTACTTATGCTTCAAGGTGTATTGAAAATGAAATTTTAATGCTGTTTAGAAATAATAAAAAACAAAAAAATGAAATTTATCTGCAAGATCCAATTGGAGTGGATAAAGAGGGAAATGAATTTTGCCTTATGGACATATTAAGTAGTGAAAAAGATTGCGTTTTAGAAAAAGTTGAAAGTAATTTACAAATTAGAGCTTTATATAAAAAATTAGTTGAGTCATTAACTAAAAGAGAAAGTTCTATTTTAATAATGCGATATGGATTAATAGATGGAAAGTGCAAAACACAAAGAGAAATAGCGGTAAATTTAGGGATTTCCCGTTCTTATGTATCGAGAATAGAAAAGAAAGCTTTAAAAAAATTAAAAAAAGAGTTATTTACAAAAAATTAA
- a CDS encoding YlmC/YmxH family sporulation protein produces the protein MELELHSLNAMRNMEVIDILTGTKIGFIKDFKINCDDNKIISLILPGEIKTWFGKEDEKEILWKDIIKIGTDVILVNTKDGEPVNNI, from the coding sequence ATGGAACTCGAACTACACTCACTTAATGCTATGAGAAATATGGAAGTAATAGATATATTAACAGGAACTAAAATAGGATTTATAAAAGATTTTAAAATAAACTGTGATGATAATAAAATAATTTCATTAATATTGCCTGGAGAAATAAAGACATGGTTTGGAAAAGAAGACGAAAAAGAAATTTTGTGGAAAGATATAATTAAAATAGGAACTGATGTTATATTGGTAAACACAAAAGATGGAGAACCTGTAAACAATATATAG
- a CDS encoding GNAT family N-acetyltransferase: MDKETTYVKELLNKEDLLKAFPVMKQLRTHLVEQTYLNLIEDMKKEGYKMFALYVGKEIVAVAGVIRLTNLYYGKHVWVNDLVTDVNQRSKKYGQILLSFINEWAKENGCDVVALSSGLQRVEAHKFYEFKMGFDKTSFVFKKHL, from the coding sequence ATGGATAAAGAAACTACTTATGTTAAAGAATTATTGAATAAAGAAGATTTACTTAAAGCATTTCCAGTAATGAAACAGTTGAGAACTCATTTAGTTGAGCAAACATATTTAAATTTAATTGAAGATATGAAAAAAGAAGGCTATAAAATGTTTGCACTTTATGTAGGCAAAGAAATTGTTGCAGTAGCAGGTGTGATTAGACTTACAAATCTATATTATGGCAAACATGTATGGGTCAATGATTTAGTTACTGATGTAAATCAAAGGTCAAAGAAATATGGACAAATTCTCCTATCATTTATTAATGAATGGGCAAAAGAAAATGGTTGTGATGTGGTTGCATTATCATCTGGATTACAACGAGTAGAAGCACATAAGTTTTATGAATTCAAAATGGGATTTGATAAAACCAGTTTTGTATTTAAAAAGCACCTATAA
- a CDS encoding winged helix-turn-helix domain-containing protein has product MTKEKVLIVDDEEHIVELLKFNLLNAGYDVYTANDGINAVKIAKAEKPGLMLLDLMLPGIDGFDVCKEIKRDDEMKKTSIIMLTAKGEELDKILGLELGADDYITKPFSVRELLARVKAVLRRTNSIGEMENDIYDSQNLKVDYERHEVYVKGNKVDLTLKEFELLQILIKNKGKILTRETLLDKIWGYEYIGETRTVDVHIRYLRKKIEEDDKNPRFIETIRGVGYRFNPAE; this is encoded by the coding sequence ATGACTAAAGAAAAAGTATTAATAGTTGATGATGAGGAACATATAGTTGAATTATTAAAATTTAATTTGCTTAATGCAGGATATGATGTTTATACAGCTAATGATGGTATAAATGCAGTGAAGATAGCTAAAGCAGAAAAACCTGGTCTAATGTTACTTGATTTAATGTTGCCTGGGATAGATGGATTTGATGTTTGTAAGGAAATAAAAAGAGATGATGAAATGAAAAAGACATCAATAATAATGTTAACAGCAAAAGGGGAAGAACTAGATAAAATATTAGGTTTGGAACTTGGAGCAGATGACTACATAACAAAACCATTTTCAGTTAGAGAATTACTTGCACGAGTAAAAGCTGTTTTAAGAAGAACAAATTCAATTGGAGAAATGGAAAATGATATATATGATTCACAAAATCTTAAAGTGGATTATGAACGTCATGAAGTATATGTTAAAGGGAACAAGGTAGATTTAACATTAAAAGAATTTGAACTTTTACAAATATTAATAAAAAATAAAGGTAAAATTCTTACGAGAGAAACTTTATTGGACAAGATATGGGGTTATGAGTATATAGGTGAAACAAGAACTGTAGATGTTCATATAAGATATCTTAGAAAGAAGATAGAAGAAGATGATAAAAATCCACGATTTATTGAAACTATAAGAGGAGTGGGTTATAGATTTAACCCGGCAGAATAA
- a CDS encoding cell division FtsA domain-containing protein codes for MQQDIITVVDFGSKKLSATVAAKGKEDLEILCVKSCKSIGIEKGLLTDIKKCKEVVINLLQEVEGTANSEIKSLAIGISSSKVRISETTISIMLKEEKVTSGDIKRALKKAHETITISSDESIVDALINFYMLDGNVIHKDILNWKGKKLELNLTLVIAKTKEIEKYYELFKETKYNIEFIKLNILAGKQIFLNEKNSIGHVALADIGAGIVDVVLFNNGIPKNIDCVQIGGNNITNDLAICGEFSFLEADNMKKIYSSNYKALYNDTSIPDEIEVGTIKVSRKLFYEVTNARIEEILNHINIKLKNTGHYDRICSIILYGDGVGYFEDINETVHKIFKMKNKVIKRTDLGIKNSENITSLAIAKEVYDRLNLLEDKIIVLTNKSNENKKKSKMENLHNIEDENHILRKVKGFFDKLF; via the coding sequence ATGCAACAAGATATAATTACGGTTGTAGATTTTGGAAGCAAAAAGTTATCTGCAACTGTAGCAGCTAAAGGAAAAGAGGATCTTGAAATATTATGTGTTAAATCCTGTAAATCAATAGGTATAGAAAAAGGATTGTTAACAGACATTAAGAAATGTAAAGAAGTTGTAATTAACTTATTACAGGAAGTGGAAGGAACAGCGAACAGCGAAATTAAATCCTTAGCAATTGGGATTTCTTCAAGCAAAGTTAGAATTTCAGAAACAACAATTTCAATTATGTTAAAAGAAGAAAAGGTTACAAGCGGAGATATAAAAAGAGCACTAAAAAAGGCACATGAAACCATTACTATAAGTAGTGATGAGTCTATAGTGGATGCACTTATAAATTTCTATATGTTGGATGGAAATGTAATACATAAAGATATACTTAATTGGAAAGGCAAAAAACTTGAATTAAATCTTACATTAGTAATAGCAAAAACAAAAGAAATTGAAAAATATTATGAACTTTTTAAAGAAACTAAATACAATATTGAATTTATAAAACTTAATATATTAGCAGGAAAACAAATATTTTTAAATGAAAAAAATTCTATAGGTCATGTTGCGTTAGCAGATATTGGAGCTGGAATTGTTGATGTAGTTTTGTTTAATAATGGCATTCCTAAAAATATAGATTGTGTGCAAATAGGTGGAAATAATATCACTAATGATTTAGCTATTTGTGGAGAATTTTCTTTTTTAGAAGCAGATAATATGAAAAAGATTTATTCAAGTAATTACAAGGCTTTGTATAACGATACTTCTATTCCTGATGAAATTGAAGTAGGGACTATAAAAGTGTCTAGGAAATTATTTTATGAAGTTACAAATGCTAGGATAGAAGAGATATTGAATCATATTAATATTAAATTAAAAAATACTGGTCATTATGATAGAATTTGTAGTATAATTCTATATGGGGATGGAGTCGGTTATTTTGAAGATATAAATGAAACTGTTCACAAGATCTTTAAAATGAAAAACAAGGTCATAAAAAGAACTGATTTAGGGATAAAGAACTCTGAAAATATAACTTCATTGGCAATTGCTAAAGAAGTATATGATAGATTGAATTTATTAGAGGATAAGATCATAGTTCTAACTAATAAAAGTAATGAAAATAAGAAAAAAAGTAAAATGGAAAATTTACACAATATTGAAGATGAAAATCATATTTTGAGAAAAGTTAAAGGTTTTTTTGATAAGCTTTTTTAA
- the ftsZ gene encoding cell division protein FtsZ has product MLDFEADMQELTNIKVVGCGGGGSNAVNRMIVEGLKNVEFIAINTDKQALLLSNANQKIQIGEKLTKGLGAGANPEIGKKAAEESREEITASVKGANMVFITAGMGGGTGTGAAPIVAEIAKSMEILTVGVVTKPFPFEGKRRMRHAEIGIENLKEKVDTLVIIPNERLLSMADKKTTLLDSFKLADEVLRQGVQAISDLITITGVINADFADIKAVMLDKGLAHMGVGFGKGDTRAQDAVKQAISSPLLETSIEGATDVIINFTGGADMGALEVYDAADVVREAVDPDANIIVGAVIDESLSEEIRITVIATGFEIEKNKIIVNPIEEIKKSQVQEVVNQEPEVAIDIKQPETSSSTFEADDLDIPVFLRRQKRH; this is encoded by the coding sequence TTGTTGGATTTTGAAGCAGATATGCAAGAATTAACCAATATAAAAGTTGTTGGTTGCGGTGGCGGTGGAAGTAACGCCGTGAATAGAATGATAGTTGAGGGATTGAAAAATGTTGAATTTATTGCAATAAATACAGATAAGCAAGCGTTATTGCTTTCTAATGCAAATCAAAAAATTCAAATTGGAGAAAAACTAACTAAAGGTTTAGGTGCTGGTGCAAATCCTGAAATAGGAAAGAAAGCAGCAGAAGAAAGTAGAGAAGAAATTACAGCTTCAGTAAAGGGTGCTAATATGGTATTTATTACTGCTGGAATGGGTGGCGGAACAGGAACTGGAGCTGCTCCAATCGTTGCAGAAATAGCTAAATCTATGGAGATATTAACTGTAGGAGTAGTTACAAAGCCATTTCCTTTTGAAGGTAAAAGGAGAATGAGACATGCTGAAATTGGAATTGAAAATTTAAAAGAAAAAGTTGATACATTAGTTATAATTCCAAATGAAAGATTACTTAGCATGGCAGATAAGAAAACTACACTGCTTGACTCATTTAAATTAGCTGATGAAGTTCTAAGACAAGGTGTACAAGCGATTTCAGACTTAATTACAATAACAGGTGTAATTAACGCAGACTTTGCTGACATAAAAGCAGTAATGCTTGATAAAGGATTAGCTCATATGGGTGTTGGATTTGGTAAAGGGGATACTAGAGCTCAAGATGCTGTTAAGCAAGCTATATCATCTCCGCTATTAGAAACATCAATAGAGGGAGCTACAGATGTTATTATAAACTTTACTGGTGGAGCAGACATGGGAGCACTAGAAGTATATGATGCAGCAGATGTTGTACGTGAAGCTGTTGATCCAGATGCAAATATAATAGTAGGAGCTGTAATAGATGAAAGTCTTAGCGAAGAAATAAGAATTACTGTTATAGCAACTGGATTTGAAATTGAAAAGAATAAAATAATAGTAAATCCTATAGAAGAAATAAAGAAATCACAAGTACAAGAAGTTGTAAATCAAGAACCAGAAGTTGCTATAGACATAAAACAACCAGAAACTAGTTCTAGTACTTTTGAAGCAGATGATTTAGATATACCTGTTTTTTTAAGAAGACAAAAGAGACATTAA
- the sigE gene encoding RNA polymerase sporulation sigma factor SigE — translation MEKLILFFNKLICKLKLFRGKLYYVGGNDALPPPLSKDEEEELVNKLGNGDEKTRATLIERNLRLVVYIARKFENTGVYVEDLISVGTIGLIKAVNTFNPEKKIKLATYASRCIENEILMYLRRNSKIKAEISFYEPLNIDWDGNELLLSDILGTENDTVYNLIEDEVDKQLLVMALKSLNDREKEIVRLRFGLNGTMEKTQKEVADMLGISQSYISRLEKKIIKRLKKEISRMI, via the coding sequence ATGGAAAAACTAATTCTGTTTTTTAATAAGTTGATATGTAAACTTAAATTATTTAGAGGAAAATTATATTATGTTGGAGGAAATGATGCACTTCCACCACCATTATCAAAGGATGAAGAAGAAGAGTTAGTAAATAAATTAGGTAATGGGGATGAAAAAACTAGAGCTACATTAATTGAGAGAAATTTAAGATTAGTTGTTTATATTGCTAGAAAATTTGAAAATACAGGTGTATATGTAGAAGATTTAATATCTGTTGGAACTATTGGGCTAATAAAAGCTGTAAATACTTTCAATCCAGAGAAAAAGATAAAACTAGCAACCTATGCATCAAGATGTATAGAAAATGAAATATTAATGTATTTAAGAAGAAACAGCAAGATAAAAGCTGAAATTTCATTTTATGAACCTCTAAATATTGATTGGGATGGAAATGAACTATTATTATCAGATATCTTGGGTACTGAAAATGATACGGTTTATAATTTAATAGAAGATGAAGTTGATAAGCAGTTATTAGTTATGGCCTTAAAAAGTTTAAATGATAGAGAAAAAGAAATAGTACGTCTTAGATTTGGATTAAATGGAACAATGGAAAAGACACAAAAAGAAGTTGCCGATATGCTTGGAATATCACAATCGTATATATCTAGATTAGAAAAAAAGATAATTAAAAGATTAAAAAAAGAAATAAGTAGAATGATTTAG
- the nrdR gene encoding transcriptional regulator NrdR: MKCPFCGFEESKVVDSRSTDDNTTIRRRRECLKCSKRYTTYEKIEDFPILVIKKDLTRENFNKEKIINGLIIACQKRPISRKQIEDLAYDIEKTISNSMLTEIPTKDIGEMVMARLKDLDEISYVRFASVYRQFKDINTFLEEIKNLVR; this comes from the coding sequence ATGAAATGTCCATTTTGCGGATTTGAAGAAAGTAAGGTTGTTGATTCTAGATCAACAGATGATAACACAACAATTAGAAGAAGAAGAGAATGTTTAAAATGTTCTAAGCGTTATACTACATATGAAAAGATAGAGGATTTTCCTATTTTAGTAATAAAAAAAGACTTAACTAGAGAAAACTTTAATAAAGAAAAAATAATTAATGGCTTAATTATAGCATGCCAAAAAAGACCTATATCTAGAAAGCAAATAGAAGATCTGGCATATGATATAGAAAAAACAATTTCTAATAGTATGCTTACGGAAATTCCAACAAAGGATATAGGAGAAATGGTTATGGCTAGACTTAAAGATTTAGATGAAATATCATATGTAAGATTTGCATCTGTTTATAGACAATTTAAGGATATAAATACTTTTCTAGAAGAAATAAAAAATCTTGTGAGATAA
- the sigG gene encoding RNA polymerase sporulation sigma factor SigG codes for MIINKVEICGVNTSKLPILKEKEKKQLFLQMKAGDKSARETFIKGNLRLVLSVIKRFNNRGENIDDLFQVGCIGLMKSIDNFDLGQNVKFSTYAVPMIIGEIRRYLRDNNSIRVSRSLRDIAYKALIMRERFIKDNNKEPTISQIAKELELPREDVVFALDAIQDPVSLFEPIYHDGGDAIFVMDQISDQKNTDEHWLENISIKEAMKKLTDREKLILNLRFFNGRTQMEVADEIGISQAQVSRLEKTALKHMRKHV; via the coding sequence GTGATAATTAACAAAGTAGAAATATGTGGCGTTAATACTTCAAAACTCCCTATACTTAAAGAAAAAGAAAAAAAGCAACTTTTTCTACAGATGAAGGCAGGAGACAAAAGTGCAAGAGAAACTTTTATAAAGGGAAATTTAAGATTAGTACTTAGTGTTATTAAAAGGTTTAACAATAGAGGAGAAAACATTGATGATTTATTTCAAGTTGGCTGTATAGGATTGATGAAGTCAATAGATAATTTTGATTTAGGCCAAAATGTTAAATTTTCAACTTATGCAGTTCCAATGATAATTGGAGAAATTAGAAGATATTTAAGAGATAATAATTCTATTAGAGTTAGCAGATCTCTAAGGGATATTGCGTATAAAGCTTTAATTATGAGAGAGCGGTTTATAAAAGATAATAATAAAGAACCTACTATATCGCAAATTGCAAAAGAACTTGAATTGCCAAGAGAAGATGTTGTTTTTGCGCTAGATGCAATACAAGATCCTGTATCATTATTTGAGCCAATTTATCATGATGGCGGAGATGCTATATTTGTAATGGATCAAATAAGTGACCAAAAAAATACTGATGAACATTGGCTTGAAAACATTTCCATAAAAGAGGCCATGAAGAAACTTACCGATAGAGAAAAATTAATATTAAATTTAAGATTTTTTAATGGAAGAACTCAAATGGAAGTTGCAGATGAAATTGGAATTTCACAAGCTCAAGTTTCAAGATTAGAAAAAACAGCTTTAAAGCATATGAGAAAACATGTATAG
- the pgeF gene encoding peptidoglycan editing factor PgeF, with the protein MIIDNEKFQIVFTNAEKERSFNRSTEEGIKELNSLKKEFNVKDIIYLKQIHSDKILKYTAKEKSIKDEEGDAIITNEKDVIIGVFTADCVPVILIDEENQVVAAIHSGWKGTFESITFKTIEKMKLEFNANESNIKAYIGPHIKKCCYEVSEELKFKFIDKKNTINKEELFDKNNLNLEACIMDDLKRAGVKNSNINNLDLCTYCSEDIKLHSYRKSQGSYGRMFSFITLRGKRKDD; encoded by the coding sequence ATGATAATAGATAATGAGAAATTTCAAATTGTATTTACAAATGCGGAGAAAGAAAGAAGTTTTAATAGAAGTACAGAAGAGGGCATAAAAGAACTTAATTCATTGAAAAAAGAGTTTAATGTTAAGGATATAATATATCTTAAGCAAATTCACAGTGATAAGATATTGAAATATACAGCAAAAGAAAAAAGTATTAAGGATGAAGAAGGTGATGCAATAATAACAAATGAAAAAGATGTTATTATTGGAGTTTTTACTGCAGACTGTGTACCGGTTATATTGATTGATGAGGAAAACCAAGTTGTGGCTGCAATTCATAGTGGCTGGAAAGGAACTTTTGAATCAATTACATTTAAAACTATTGAAAAAATGAAGCTTGAATTTAATGCAAATGAAAGTAATATTAAAGCATATATAGGTCCACATATTAAGAAATGTTGTTATGAAGTTTCAGAAGAACTAAAATTTAAGTTTATAGATAAAAAGAATACAATAAATAAAGAAGAATTATTTGATAAAAATAATCTTAACTTAGAAGCATGTATAATGGATGATTTAAAAAGAGCTGGAGTAAAAAATTCTAATATAAATAACTTGGATTTATGCACGTATTGTAGTGAGGATATTAAATTACATTCATATAGGAAGTCGCAGGGCTCTTATGGAAGAATGTTTTCTTTTATTACGTTAAGGGGGAAAAGAAAAGATGACTAA
- a CDS encoding sensor histidine kinase yields the protein MKNKILSSVIITVLFAIVIVTSSFMMLMNLEEIKNTKEELKNVNYLISELNNITDISHNDYENLKRLNDLKINNINVRFTLIDNNGIVLYDNEEKSSENHSSRLEVKDALEKGEGYSRRYSSTIKANFLYYATRLDNNLLIRSSVPIYTITILHQENIMYCLLILALVLIFSIFLSLRLVKKIIEPVKELERVTLKMTKGDYKIRADVKTNDELGTLGNSFNNMADQLQMKIHEVIEKQTKIESILKSMESGVIAVDNHNRVISINPCAESLLGIKKSIIGECLLDYVNDYDINKFLEQEEENDKEIKILHPIERDFKIKKSEMFDGVENIGKVITFQDITDINRVELMRSQFVANVSHELKTPLTSIKGFAETLKFVKDDETREKFLDIIDKEAERLSRLINDILVLSSIESNLIADVDEFEPGLVIEEVLNIMRKSAINRNIKIEFINNNTECILGDRDKFYQLGLNLIENAIKYSKDISGIVEVESFSKDEYYCLTVKDNGLGIPKEDISRIFERFYRVDKSRKKGGTGLGLAIVKHIVKIFNGEINVKSELEEGTTFEVKIPYV from the coding sequence ATGAAAAATAAGATATTGTCTTCTGTTATTATAACAGTATTATTTGCAATAGTGATTGTAACATCTTCTTTTATGATGCTAATGAATTTAGAAGAAATTAAAAATACAAAAGAAGAACTTAAAAATGTTAATTATTTGATTTCTGAACTTAATAATATTACAGATATTAGTCACAATGATTATGAGAATTTAAAAAGATTAAATGATTTGAAAATAAACAATATAAATGTACGATTTACACTTATAGATAATAATGGAATTGTATTATATGATAATGAGGAAAAAAGTAGTGAAAATCATAGCAGTAGACTAGAAGTTAAAGACGCTCTTGAAAAGGGTGAAGGATATTCTAGAAGATATAGTAGCACAATTAAAGCTAATTTTCTTTATTATGCAACTAGGTTGGATAATAATTTATTAATTAGAAGCTCTGTTCCTATATATACAATAACTATATTACATCAAGAAAATATTATGTATTGTTTACTAATATTAGCTTTAGTTCTTATATTTTCTATATTCTTATCTTTGAGATTGGTTAAGAAAATCATTGAACCAGTAAAAGAATTAGAGAGAGTAACTTTAAAAATGACTAAAGGGGATTATAAAATAAGAGCTGACGTTAAAACTAATGATGAACTTGGAACACTGGGTAATAGTTTTAATAACATGGCAGATCAATTACAAATGAAGATTCATGAAGTTATAGAGAAACAAACAAAAATAGAATCAATATTGAAGAGCATGGAAAGTGGAGTTATAGCCGTGGACAACCATAATAGGGTAATTTCTATTAATCCATGTGCAGAATCATTACTTGGAATAAAGAAAAGTATTATTGGGGAATGTCTGTTAGATTACGTGAATGATTATGATATAAATAAATTTTTAGAGCAAGAAGAGGAAAATGATAAAGAGATAAAAATACTTCATCCAATAGAAAGAGATTTTAAAATTAAAAAATCAGAAATGTTTGATGGTGTAGAGAATATCGGTAAAGTTATAACATTCCAAGATATTACAGATATAAATAGAGTTGAACTTATGAGAAGTCAGTTTGTTGCTAATGTATCCCATGAACTAAAAACTCCTTTAACATCTATAAAAGGATTTGCTGAAACGTTAAAATTTGTCAAAGACGATGAAACAAGAGAGAAGTTTTTGGATATTATAGATAAGGAAGCTGAACGATTATCAAGGCTTATAAATGACATATTAGTTTTATCAAGTATTGAAAGTAATTTAATTGCTGATGTTGATGAGTTTGAACCAGGATTAGTAATTGAAGAAGTCTTAAACATTATGAGAAAAAGTGCAATTAATAGAAATATTAAAATAGAATTCATAAATAATAATACTGAATGTATTCTAGGAGATAGAGATAAGTTTTATCAATTAGGCTTAAACTTGATTGAAAATGCAATAAAATATTCAAAAGATATATCAGGGATAGTAGAGGTTGAAAGTTTTAGTAAAGATGAATATTATTGTTTGACAGTAAAAGATAATGGATTAGGTATACCTAAAGAAGACATATCAAGAATATTTGAGAGATTTTATAGAGTAGATAAGTCAAGGAAAAAAGGTGGAACAGGTCTTGGATTAGCTATTGTAAAACATATTGTTAAAATATTTAATGGAGAAATTAATGTTAAAAGTGAACTTGAAGAAGGAACGACTTTTGAGGTAAAAATACCATACGTTTAG
- a CDS encoding sigma-E processing peptidase SpoIIGA, with the protein MEVYADVVILENCIVNFFLLTLTMKCIKHKCKMVALIYSSLIGGIYTIVLLIPKLKILSYLPCELAIACIMIRIVYGKTSVFNMIKVLGIFLMVTFTLSGICFLFSLKQNVYLLGHTFRIEKYSVKYIMLGIMIIYLIYSRFIEYIKDKLFTNNFSFNIEFEAQNRQYSFKSFLDTGNELREPITNLPCILIEENLINDINFEGKNVYYILYSSIGYGGTLKGIRVNNIKVKKKNCLYEQIDAIICPCKEKLSSEHEFNALLSRGVTYKGDIYGKTNSVF; encoded by the coding sequence ATGGAAGTTTATGCTGATGTTGTAATTTTAGAGAATTGTATAGTAAATTTCTTTTTATTAACTTTGACTATGAAGTGTATAAAACATAAGTGTAAGATGGTTGCATTAATATATTCTAGCCTCATAGGAGGAATATATACTATAGTTTTGCTAATTCCTAAGCTAAAGATACTATCATACTTGCCCTGTGAACTTGCAATAGCTTGCATAATGATTAGAATAGTATACGGAAAGACAAGCGTTTTCAATATGATTAAAGTATTAGGTATATTTTTAATGGTGACATTTACGTTGAGTGGAATTTGTTTTTTATTTTCATTAAAGCAAAACGTATATTTACTAGGACATACATTTAGAATAGAAAAATATTCAGTTAAATATATTATGTTAGGAATAATGATTATATATTTAATTTACAGTAGATTTATAGAGTATATTAAAGATAAATTATTTACAAATAACTTTAGTTTTAATATTGAATTTGAAGCCCAAAATAGACAATATAGTTTTAAAAGTTTTTTGGATACTGGAAATGAATTAAGAGAGCCAATTACTAATCTTCCGTGTATTTTAATTGAAGAAAATTTAATAAATGATATAAACTTTGAAGGTAAGAATGTATATTATATACTTTATAGTTCAATTGGGTATGGAGGAACGCTTAAAGGTATAAGAGTTAATAATATAAAAGTGAAAAAAAAGAACTGTTTGTATGAACAAATTGATGCAATAATATGTCCGTGTAAAGAAAAGTTAAGTAGTGAACATGAATTTAATGCGTTATTATCAAGAGGAGTAACATATAAGGGGGATATATATGGAAAAACTAATTCTGTTTTTTAA